The Streptomyces sp. NBC_01142 genome has a window encoding:
- a CDS encoding diaminopropionate ammonia-lyase, translated as MVNGWGETGGSAGGAPGSGAPAWYVRPAARDWSCAPAPAEVAAFHSGMPEYKATPLVELSTLAEELGVGRVFVKDESSRLGLPAFKALGASWAIHRVLSGRAGEQAGRAGEQADSGGEQAGSGAVCLVTATDGNHGRAVARMARLFGARAHVFVPEGVHPLAADAIAAEGAELTHVADSYDEAVRRASAAADGDPLAVLVQDTAWPGYEEIPGWIVEGYSTLFAEIDGQLAAAGVRAPALVAVPAGVGSLAQAAVTHHRSRLTGPAPALLAVEPDTAACVLASLVRQEPVTVATGTTTMAGLNCGTPSHIAWPRLRDGLDAAVAVTDAESAEAARALAALGIPAGPCGAASLAGVRAALTGPGSTERRAALATGPAATVVLLSTEGAAANPHAGVSARMPSTPPATGGSG; from the coding sequence ATGGTGAACGGGTGGGGCGAAACAGGCGGTTCGGCGGGGGGAGCACCCGGCTCGGGTGCTCCCGCCTGGTACGTACGGCCCGCCGCCCGCGACTGGTCCTGTGCGCCCGCCCCGGCCGAGGTGGCGGCGTTCCATTCCGGGATGCCGGAGTACAAGGCCACTCCACTTGTCGAACTATCCACTCTCGCCGAGGAGTTGGGAGTCGGGAGAGTGTTCGTCAAAGACGAGTCGTCCCGGCTGGGGCTGCCCGCCTTCAAGGCGCTCGGTGCCTCCTGGGCGATCCACCGGGTGCTGTCCGGCCGAGCCGGGGAACAGGCGGGCCGAGCCGGCGAACAGGCTGACAGCGGCGGGGAGCAGGCAGGCAGCGGCGCGGTATGCCTCGTCACCGCCACCGACGGCAATCACGGCCGCGCCGTCGCCCGGATGGCCCGGCTGTTCGGAGCCCGGGCCCATGTCTTCGTACCCGAGGGCGTGCACCCCCTGGCCGCGGACGCCATCGCGGCCGAGGGCGCGGAGCTCACCCATGTCGCCGACAGCTACGACGAGGCGGTCCGCCGAGCATCCGCGGCGGCCGACGGCGATCCGCTCGCCGTGCTCGTCCAGGACACGGCCTGGCCCGGCTACGAGGAGATCCCCGGCTGGATAGTCGAGGGATACTCCACCCTCTTCGCCGAGATCGACGGCCAGCTGGCCGCCGCGGGCGTCCGGGCGCCCGCCCTGGTGGCCGTCCCGGCCGGGGTCGGCTCACTGGCGCAGGCTGCGGTCACCCACCACCGCAGCCGCCTCACCGGTCCCGCCCCGGCGCTGCTCGCCGTTGAACCCGACACCGCCGCCTGTGTCCTGGCCAGCCTTGTCCGGCAGGAGCCGGTCACCGTGGCGACCGGCACCACGACCATGGCGGGCCTGAACTGCGGAACCCCCTCGCACATCGCCTGGCCCCGGCTGCGCGACGGCCTCGACGCCGCTGTTGCCGTCACCGACGCGGAGAGCGCGGAGGCGGCCCGCGCCCTGGCCGCCCTCGGTATCCCCGCCGGGCCCTGCGGCGCCGCTTCCCTGGCCGGCGTACGCGCCGCGTTGACCGGCCCGGGCAGCACCGAGCGCCGTGCCGCGCTCGCCACCGGGCCCGCGGCGACCGTGGTGCTGCTCAGCACCGAAGGCGCCGCCGCCAACCCGCACGCCGGGGTGTCGGCAAGGATGCCATCGACTCCACCGGCTACTGGCGGCTCAGGCTGA
- a CDS encoding GTP-binding protein, which produces MADRRLPVTVLSGFLGAGKTTLLNHVLGNRAGLRVAVIVNDMSEVNIDAALVRGGDAALSRTEERLVEMTNGCICCTLRDDLLEEVDRLAREGRFDYLLIESSGISEPMPVAATFAFPRDDGATLGDLARLDTMVTVVDAANFLPELEGGDGLAERGLDQYEDDERTVSDLLIDQIEFADVIVVNKLDLVGEEQAARLRAALTRLNPVARVVTARHGRVNPGDILGTGRFDLERAQQAPGWVMELNGDHVPETEEYGISSTVFRAQKPFHPGRLWEFVTEGLDSGAYGQVLRSKGFFSLAGRDAVTGLWSQAGTVARFEPSGTQDGESGQGQELVFIGTGLCPEALHAALGACLVGADDTGPWHDPFPAWDVHTVDDVCEHEPAQAAAPR; this is translated from the coding sequence ATGGCGGACCGTCGGCTTCCGGTGACCGTCCTCTCCGGTTTCCTCGGCGCGGGCAAGACGACCCTGCTCAACCATGTCCTGGGCAATCGCGCCGGCCTGCGGGTCGCCGTGATCGTCAACGACATGAGCGAGGTCAATATCGACGCGGCACTGGTGCGCGGGGGCGACGCGGCCCTGTCGCGCACCGAGGAACGCCTGGTCGAGATGACCAACGGGTGCATCTGCTGCACGCTCCGCGACGATCTGCTGGAGGAGGTCGACCGGCTGGCCCGCGAGGGCCGGTTCGACTACCTCCTCATCGAGTCCAGCGGCATCTCCGAGCCGATGCCCGTCGCCGCCACGTTCGCCTTCCCGCGCGACGACGGTGCCACGCTCGGCGATCTGGCCCGGCTGGACACCATGGTCACGGTGGTCGACGCCGCGAACTTCCTGCCCGAGCTGGAGGGTGGTGACGGCCTCGCCGAACGCGGACTCGACCAGTACGAGGACGACGAACGCACTGTCAGCGATCTGCTGATCGACCAGATCGAATTCGCGGACGTCATCGTGGTCAACAAGCTCGATCTGGTCGGTGAGGAGCAGGCCGCGCGGCTGCGGGCGGCGCTGACACGACTCAATCCGGTCGCCCGCGTCGTGACCGCTCGGCACGGGAGGGTGAATCCGGGCGACATCCTCGGAACCGGCCGTTTCGATCTGGAACGCGCACAGCAGGCACCGGGGTGGGTCATGGAACTCAACGGCGACCATGTGCCGGAGACGGAGGAGTACGGCATTTCCAGCACCGTGTTCCGTGCGCAGAAGCCCTTCCACCCCGGTCGGCTCTGGGAGTTCGTCACCGAAGGACTCGACAGCGGCGCGTACGGCCAGGTCCTGCGCTCCAAGGGCTTCTTCTCGCTGGCCGGCCGCGACGCGGTCACCGGTCTGTGGTCGCAGGCAGGCACGGTCGCCCGGTTCGAGCCCTCGGGCACCCAGGACGGGGAGAGCGGGCAGGGCCAGGAACTGGTCTTCATCGGCACCGGGCTGTGTCCCGAGGCGCTGCATGCCGCGCTCGGGGCCTGCCTCGTCGGCGCGGACGATACGGGTCCGTGGCACGACCCGTTCCCCGCGTGGGACGTTCACACGGTCGACGACGTCTGCGAGCACGAGCCTGCCCAGGCCGCCGCTCCGCGCTGA
- the rpmF gene encoding 50S ribosomal protein L32, whose protein sequence is MAVPKRKMSRSNTRHRRAQWKATTPQLVPVTVDGSVYRVPQRLAKAYERGLLRPEG, encoded by the coding sequence ATGGCCGTACCCAAGCGCAAGATGTCCCGCAGCAACACCCGCCACCGGCGCGCCCAGTGGAAGGCCACCACCCCTCAGCTCGTGCCCGTCACCGTCGACGGTTCGGTGTACCGAGTGCCGCAGCGCCTCGCGAAGGCGTACGAGCGCGGCCTGCTGCGCCCGGAGGGCTGA
- the dhaM gene encoding dihydroxyacetone kinase phosphoryl donor subunit DhaM: protein MSRGSLGDGGKLVGIVLVSHSAQVAAAVADLAEGLAGGGTTAPVAPAGGTPDGGLGTSSELITEAARAVDQGAGVAVLVDLGSAVLTVKTLLAEGDELPDGTRLVDAPFVEGAIAAVVTASAGGDLDAVVAAASEAYDYRKA, encoded by the coding sequence ATGAGCCGGGGCAGCCTCGGCGACGGGGGCAAGCTGGTGGGGATCGTGCTGGTCTCGCACAGCGCACAGGTGGCGGCTGCCGTCGCCGACCTGGCCGAGGGGCTCGCGGGCGGCGGCACGACCGCTCCCGTCGCCCCGGCGGGCGGCACCCCGGACGGCGGGCTCGGCACCAGCTCCGAACTGATCACCGAGGCGGCGAGAGCGGTCGACCAGGGCGCGGGCGTAGCGGTCCTCGTGGATCTGGGCAGTGCCGTGCTGACGGTGAAGACGCTGCTGGCCGAGGGCGATGAACTCCCGGACGGGACACGGCTGGTGGACGCACCGTTCGTGGAGGGCGCGATCGCCGCGGTGGTGACCGCCTCGGCCGGCGGCGATCTGGACGCGGTGGTGGCGGCGGCCTCGGAGGCGTACGACTACCGCAAGGCGTGA
- the dhaL gene encoding dihydroxyacetone kinase subunit DhaL has product MLDADFFRRWLSAAAAAVNREADHLTELDSAIGDADHGSNLQRGFAAVTAVLEKEAPQTPGAVLTLAGRQLISTVGGASGPLYGTLLRRTGKALGDAAEVTPGQLAEALRAGVAAVAQLGGAKAGDKTMLDALEPAVEALGESTASFAAAREAAEQGALATVPLQARKGRASYLGERSIGHQDPGATSSALLVATLAEVAS; this is encoded by the coding sequence GTGCTCGACGCCGACTTCTTCCGTCGCTGGCTGTCAGCTGCCGCGGCCGCCGTGAACCGCGAGGCGGACCATCTCACCGAGCTGGACTCGGCGATCGGTGATGCCGACCACGGCAGCAACCTCCAGCGCGGATTCGCGGCGGTGACGGCGGTCCTGGAGAAGGAGGCGCCGCAGACGCCCGGGGCCGTACTGACGCTGGCGGGAAGGCAGTTGATCTCGACGGTGGGCGGGGCGTCGGGCCCGCTGTACGGGACGCTGCTGCGGCGTACGGGCAAGGCGCTCGGCGACGCCGCCGAGGTGACTCCCGGACAGCTGGCCGAGGCGTTGCGCGCGGGCGTCGCGGCGGTGGCCCAACTCGGCGGGGCGAAGGCCGGGGACAAGACGATGCTGGACGCGCTCGAGCCGGCGGTGGAGGCACTGGGCGAGAGCACCGCCTCGTTCGCGGCGGCCCGCGAAGCGGCCGAGCAGGGCGCGCTGGCGACCGTACCTCTGCAGGCGCGCAAGGGCAGGGCCAGCTATCTGGGCGAGCGCAGCATCGGACACCAGGATCCGGGAGCCACCTCCTCCGCCCTGCTCGTCGCCACACTGGCGGAGGTGGCCTCATGA
- the dhaK gene encoding dihydroxyacetone kinase subunit DhaK, producing MRMLINVPETVVADALRGMAAAHPELAVDVENRVIVRRDAPVARKVGLVSGGGSGHEPLHGGFVGPGMLDAACPGEVFTSPVPDQMARAAAAVDSGEGVLFIVKNYTGDVLNFDMAAELAEDEGVRLAKVLVNDDVAVTDSLYTAGRRGTGATLFVEKIAGAAAEEGAPLERVEAIARQVNESARSFGVALSACSTPAKGSPTFDLPSGELELGIGIHGEPGRERRAMMTSREIADFAVNAVLEDLAPSGPVLALVNGMGATPLLELYGFNAEVQRVLAERGVAVARTLVGNYVTSLDMAGCSVTLCEVDEELLRLWDAPVQTAGLRWGR from the coding sequence ATGAGGATGCTCATCAATGTGCCGGAGACGGTCGTCGCGGACGCGCTCCGCGGTATGGCGGCAGCCCATCCCGAGCTGGCCGTGGACGTCGAGAACCGGGTGATCGTACGGCGCGACGCCCCCGTCGCCCGGAAGGTGGGGCTGGTCTCCGGAGGCGGATCGGGGCACGAACCGTTGCACGGCGGGTTCGTCGGGCCCGGGATGCTCGATGCTGCTTGCCCGGGAGAGGTTTTCACCTCGCCGGTGCCGGATCAGATGGCGCGGGCGGCCGCCGCGGTCGACAGCGGTGAGGGGGTGCTGTTCATCGTGAAGAACTACACGGGCGACGTGCTCAACTTCGACATGGCGGCCGAGCTCGCCGAGGACGAGGGGGTCCGCCTCGCCAAGGTCCTGGTCAATGACGATGTGGCGGTCACGGACAGTCTCTACACGGCCGGCCGGCGCGGTACCGGGGCAACGCTGTTCGTCGAGAAGATCGCGGGCGCGGCTGCCGAGGAGGGCGCGCCGCTGGAGCGGGTCGAGGCGATCGCCCGGCAGGTGAACGAGAGCGCACGGAGTTTCGGGGTCGCTCTGAGCGCCTGCTCCACGCCCGCGAAAGGCAGTCCCACCTTCGATCTTCCCTCGGGTGAGCTGGAGTTGGGCATCGGCATCCATGGCGAGCCGGGCCGTGAACGGCGCGCGATGATGACGTCGCGGGAGATCGCTGACTTCGCGGTGAACGCGGTGCTGGAGGATCTGGCGCCGTCGGGCCCGGTGCTCGCGCTCGTCAACGGAATGGGAGCCACTCCGCTGCTGGAGCTGTACGGATTCAACGCCGAGGTGCAGCGTGTGCTCGCCGAGCGGGGGGTGGCCGTGGCCCGTACCCTCGTCGGAAACTATGTGACCTCGCTCGACATGGCCGGCTGCTCGGTGACGCTCTGCGAGGTCGACGAGGAGTTGCTGCGGCTGTGGGACGCGCCGGTGCAGACCGCCGGGCTCCGCTGGGGTCGCTGA
- a CDS encoding DUF3048 domain-containing protein: MSAARAKRSAAAPLVALAVALVMAACGCQGGERTAPPRPPSPEESATSARVLAVKIDNVGPARPQTGLDHADIVYLEQVEAGLSRILAVYSSRLPAVVGPVRSARETDLELLRQFDRPTLAYSGAQGKLTPLIDAARLDALPPSKAPDAYFRSSDRAAPHNLYLRAARTPNATAGANAAADIGLRFGPAPAGGKAVTEHTVRYPSARFVFTWSADRQRWLVAMDGAPARTAEGERLGAATVVVQSVTVRPSLFRDRSGNTSPYTETVGSGTALVLREGRAYETVWSRATAQSDTAFTTPDGKPMTFAAGQVWIVYESR; the protein is encoded by the coding sequence ATGTCCGCAGCGAGAGCGAAGAGATCCGCTGCGGCCCCGCTCGTGGCGCTTGCGGTGGCGCTCGTCATGGCGGCGTGCGGATGCCAGGGCGGCGAGCGCACCGCCCCGCCGCGCCCTCCGTCCCCCGAGGAATCCGCAACGAGCGCCCGGGTCCTCGCGGTGAAGATCGACAACGTCGGGCCGGCCCGGCCGCAGACGGGTCTCGATCATGCGGACATCGTCTACCTCGAGCAGGTGGAGGCCGGTCTCAGCCGGATACTCGCCGTCTACTCCTCCCGGCTGCCGGCCGTAGTCGGCCCGGTGCGCAGCGCACGCGAGACCGACCTGGAGCTGTTGCGGCAGTTCGACCGGCCCACGCTCGCCTACTCCGGGGCACAGGGCAAGCTCACACCGCTCATCGACGCGGCCCGGCTGGACGCTCTTCCGCCCTCGAAGGCACCGGACGCCTACTTCCGCAGCTCCGACCGGGCAGCGCCGCACAACCTCTATCTGCGAGCCGCACGTACGCCGAACGCCACTGCCGGAGCGAATGCCGCCGCGGACATCGGACTCCGCTTCGGTCCCGCGCCGGCGGGCGGAAAGGCAGTCACGGAGCACACGGTCCGCTACCCGTCGGCACGCTTCGTCTTCACCTGGTCGGCAGACCGGCAGCGGTGGCTGGTGGCCATGGACGGCGCCCCTGCCCGCACGGCCGAGGGAGAACGGCTGGGTGCGGCCACGGTCGTCGTGCAGTCCGTGACCGTACGCCCGTCGCTCTTCCGCGACCGGTCGGGGAACACCTCCCCCTACACCGAGACGGTGGGTTCCGGCACTGCCCTCGTGCTGCGCGAAGGCAGGGCGTACGAGACCGTATGGTCACGGGCCACGGCGCAGTCCGACACAGCATTCACCACTCCGGACGGCAAACCCATGACGTTCGCCGCCGGGCAGGTGTGGATCGTGTACGAGTCACGCTGA
- the polX gene encoding DNA polymerase/3'-5' exonuclease PolX produces the protein MARANEEVEALLQKYADLIAITGGEAFKARVYEKAARAIGGYHADVSKLDVKGLRDIPNVGTSIADKIVEFLRSGHVSAIEETRASIPAGVRELITIPTLGPRKAMALYEELGVSSVDQLLDAIDEERLRDLKGFGEKTEENILHGIALMQKAGGGGRILLGAAMEIAEQIVSELSGITGCEGCTYAGSLRRMRETIGDVDILVAADRSAPFMEALGSLPHTAEVIAHGEKKTSIRTTKGLQIDLRVLPPDSWGAGLQYFTGSKAHNIRTREMAVRHKLKLSEYGLFHAGSGKKITSETEEEIYARLGLPWIPPPLREDRGEIAAGLREELPDLVTESDIRGDLHTHTDLTDGLAPLEDMIAAAAARGYAYYAVTDHAPNLFMQRMTDVKILAQRERVRELDRKHRGMRLLHGTELNIGPEGDVDWPDDFLGGFDLCVASVHSHFNQSRQALTRRLVRACENPYVAVIGHPTTRLIGKRPGIDADFDAVFEACAGTGTALEINAHPERLDLCDEDILRAKRYGVKFAVNSDAHSVTHLPYMRYGVGTAQRGWLTKEDVINTWPLQRLRRFLRKGRPGAAH, from the coding sequence ATGGCCAGGGCCAACGAGGAGGTCGAGGCGCTTCTTCAGAAGTACGCCGACCTCATCGCGATCACCGGCGGTGAAGCCTTCAAGGCGCGCGTCTACGAAAAGGCGGCACGTGCGATCGGCGGCTACCACGCCGATGTGTCGAAGCTCGACGTCAAGGGGCTGCGGGACATCCCCAACGTGGGCACGTCGATTGCCGACAAGATCGTGGAATTCCTGAGATCCGGTCATGTCTCCGCCATCGAAGAGACCAGGGCATCGATCCCCGCAGGGGTCCGCGAGCTGATCACCATCCCCACGCTCGGGCCCAGGAAGGCCATGGCCCTCTATGAGGAGCTGGGAGTCTCCTCCGTGGACCAGTTGCTCGACGCCATTGACGAGGAGCGGCTGCGCGACCTCAAGGGCTTCGGCGAGAAGACCGAGGAGAACATCCTCCACGGCATCGCGCTGATGCAGAAGGCCGGCGGAGGCGGCCGCATCCTCCTCGGCGCCGCGATGGAGATCGCCGAGCAGATCGTCTCCGAACTGTCCGGGATCACGGGCTGTGAAGGATGCACCTACGCCGGTTCGCTGCGCCGCATGCGGGAGACCATCGGGGACGTGGACATCCTGGTGGCCGCCGACCGGTCGGCCCCCTTCATGGAGGCCCTCGGAAGCCTTCCGCACACGGCGGAGGTCATCGCGCACGGGGAGAAGAAGACCTCCATCCGCACGACCAAGGGCCTCCAGATCGATCTGCGCGTCCTTCCGCCCGACTCCTGGGGTGCGGGGCTGCAGTACTTCACCGGGTCCAAGGCGCACAACATCCGCACCCGCGAGATGGCGGTGCGCCACAAACTCAAGCTCTCCGAGTACGGACTCTTCCACGCCGGGAGCGGCAAGAAGATCACCTCGGAGACGGAGGAGGAGATCTACGCCCGCCTCGGTCTGCCCTGGATCCCGCCACCCCTGCGCGAGGACCGCGGCGAGATCGCGGCCGGACTGCGCGAAGAGCTCCCCGACCTTGTGACCGAGAGCGACATCAGAGGTGATCTGCACACCCACACGGACCTCACCGACGGCCTCGCCCCGCTCGAGGACATGATCGCCGCCGCCGCGGCCCGTGGCTACGCCTACTACGCGGTCACCGACCATGCCCCGAACCTCTTCATGCAGCGCATGACAGACGTGAAGATCCTCGCCCAGCGCGAGCGCGTACGAGAACTCGACAGGAAGCACCGCGGGATGCGGCTCCTGCACGGCACCGAACTGAACATCGGCCCGGAGGGCGATGTGGACTGGCCCGACGACTTCCTGGGCGGCTTCGACCTGTGCGTGGCGTCCGTTCACTCGCACTTCAACCAGAGCCGGCAGGCACTGACCCGCCGACTGGTGCGGGCGTGCGAGAACCCCTACGTCGCCGTGATCGGCCACCCCACCACGCGGCTGATCGGGAAACGCCCCGGCATCGACGCCGACTTCGACGCGGTGTTCGAAGCCTGCGCCGGTACGGGCACCGCCCTGGAGATCAACGCACATCCGGAGCGGCTCGATCTGTGCGACGAGGACATCCTGCGGGCCAAGCGGTACGGCGTGAAGTTCGCCGTGAACTCGGACGCGCACTCCGTCACACACCTGCCGTACATGCGGTACGGCGTGGGTACGGCGCAGCGCGGCTGGCTGACGAAGGAAGACGTCATCAACACATGGCCACTGCAGAGGCTGCGCCGCTTCCTGCGCAAGGGCAGGCCGGGAGCTGCTCACTGA
- a CDS encoding PHP domain-containing protein: MHPVEALDRIAFLLERTGAETYRVRAFRTASAALAQMSEDQIAKRSAAGSLEAVKGIGPKTAQVVREALNGDVPRYLQRLEEEASEPLADGGTQLRALLRGDCHVHSDWSDGGSPIEAMGRAAIALGHEWAVLTDHSPRLTVARGLSAERLREQLDVVAELNRHWAPFRLLTGIECDILSDGSLDQEPELLSRLDLVVASVHSELRMKSAEMTPRLVTAVQNPLTDVLGHCTGRLVSGRGRPESTFDAEEVFAACAAYGTAVEINSRPERLDPPLRLLRLAADAGTCFAIDTDAHAPGQLDWQVIGCARAEKCGVPAERVINTWHAAELLEWAG, encoded by the coding sequence ATGCACCCCGTGGAGGCGCTGGACCGGATCGCGTTTCTGCTGGAGCGCACCGGCGCCGAGACCTATCGGGTCCGTGCCTTTCGCACCGCCTCCGCCGCCCTGGCGCAGATGTCCGAGGACCAGATCGCCAAACGGTCGGCGGCAGGGTCGCTGGAAGCCGTCAAAGGCATCGGCCCGAAGACCGCGCAGGTCGTACGGGAAGCCCTGAACGGCGACGTACCGCGCTATCTTCAGCGGCTGGAGGAGGAAGCGTCCGAGCCGCTGGCGGACGGCGGGACACAGCTGCGCGCCCTGCTGCGCGGCGACTGCCATGTCCATTCGGACTGGTCGGACGGTGGCAGCCCCATTGAGGCGATGGGCCGGGCGGCGATCGCTCTGGGGCACGAGTGGGCCGTGCTCACCGATCATTCGCCCCGCCTGACGGTCGCGCGCGGCCTGTCCGCCGAGCGGCTGCGCGAGCAGCTGGACGTCGTGGCGGAGCTCAACCGGCACTGGGCGCCCTTCCGGCTGCTGACCGGCATCGAGTGCGACATCCTGTCGGACGGCTCGCTCGATCAGGAGCCGGAGCTGCTGAGCCGCCTGGATCTCGTGGTGGCCTCGGTCCATTCCGAACTGCGGATGAAATCCGCGGAGATGACGCCGCGCCTGGTCACCGCCGTACAGAACCCCTTGACCGACGTCCTGGGCCACTGCACGGGCCGTCTGGTCAGCGGCAGAGGGCGGCCGGAGTCGACGTTCGACGCGGAGGAGGTCTTCGCGGCGTGCGCCGCGTACGGCACGGCCGTGGAGATCAACAGCAGGCCGGAGCGGCTGGATCCCCCACTGCGTCTGCTGCGCCTCGCGGCGGATGCCGGGACCTGCTTCGCCATCGACACGGACGCGCATGCCCCGGGACAGCTGGACTGGCAGGTCATCGGCTGTGCCCGCGCGGAGAAGTGCGGGGTGCCCGCCGAACGCGTGATCAACACCTGGCACGCGGCGGAACTGCTCGAGTGGGCCGGCTGA
- a CDS encoding hemerythrin domain-containing protein, with amino-acid sequence MTSTDDVVELILKDHRTMEDLFREMRSVEGDRDGALREFSALLVAHAKAEEAEVYPALRRYKDIDNEEVEHGEEEHDEGNRALLALLESDGVGSDDWDEKLEKLVEAVTHHLDEEERTILNDARENVSDERRADLGKAFAEERRKQLDVGCGSIESVRSLVG; translated from the coding sequence GTGACGAGTACCGATGATGTCGTCGAGCTGATCCTCAAGGACCACCGGACGATGGAAGACCTTTTCCGGGAGATGCGCTCTGTGGAAGGGGACCGTGATGGCGCGCTTCGGGAGTTCTCCGCTCTCCTCGTCGCCCACGCCAAGGCCGAGGAGGCCGAGGTCTACCCCGCACTGCGCCGCTACAAGGACATCGACAACGAGGAGGTCGAGCACGGGGAGGAGGAGCACGACGAAGGCAACCGGGCTCTGCTCGCGTTGCTCGAATCGGACGGTGTCGGCTCCGACGACTGGGACGAGAAGCTGGAGAAGCTCGTCGAGGCGGTCACCCACCATCTCGACGAGGAGGAGCGGACCATTCTGAACGACGCGCGGGAGAACGTCAGTGACGAACGGCGAGCCGATCTTGGGAAGGCCTTCGCCGAGGAACGCCGCAAGCAGCTCGACGTGGGATGCGGCAGCATCGAGAGCGTCCGGAGCCTGGTGGGGTGA
- a CDS encoding plasmid stabilization protein: protein MPRGSSPKRERQYEHIKESAQDRGESKKRAEEIAARTVNKERARSGESRTASKSSTQDMSSSERGGRRSHSGAEGPTYDQLYAEAQRRNIHGRSSMNKDELKRSLGR from the coding sequence ATGCCTCGAGGTTCGAGCCCCAAGCGTGAACGTCAGTACGAACACATCAAGGAAAGTGCTCAGGACCGCGGCGAGAGCAAGAAGCGCGCGGAGGAGATCGCCGCGCGGACGGTGAACAAGGAGCGTGCCCGTTCGGGTGAGTCCCGCACCGCGAGCAAGAGTTCCACGCAGGACATGTCCTCGTCGGAGCGCGGTGGCCGGCGTTCCCACAGCGGAGCCGAGGGTCCGACGTACGACCAGCTGTACGCCGAGGCGCAGCGCCGCAACATCCACGGCCGGTCCTCGATGAACAAGGACGAGCTCAAGCGCTCACTCGGACGCTGA
- a CDS encoding DUF6328 family protein, translating to MMRQDNGSRGHGRDESEEERADRRWVELLQELRVAQTGVQILFGFLLTVAFQPRFADLSSTDRNIYTITVLLGAATTGALIGPVSFHRLLTGQQLKPQTVVWASRLTVVGLFLLLCTMASALLLILRVVVDDSLALWLVAGMLLWFVLCWFVLPVWARITRPSEK from the coding sequence ATGATGCGGCAAGACAATGGCAGTCGTGGCCACGGTCGGGATGAATCCGAGGAGGAGAGAGCGGACCGGCGTTGGGTCGAACTGCTTCAGGAGTTGAGGGTTGCGCAGACCGGCGTGCAGATCCTCTTCGGCTTCCTGCTCACGGTGGCATTTCAGCCGCGGTTCGCGGATCTTTCCTCGACGGACCGGAACATCTACACCATCACGGTGCTGCTGGGGGCTGCGACGACCGGCGCTCTCATCGGCCCGGTGTCCTTCCACCGGCTTCTCACCGGACAGCAGCTGAAGCCGCAGACAGTCGTCTGGGCTTCGCGCCTGACCGTTGTCGGGCTGTTCCTGCTGCTGTGCACGATGGCGTCGGCGCTGCTCCTCATCCTCCGAGTCGTCGTGGACGACTCGCTCGCGCTGTGGCTCGTGGCGGGGATGCTCCTCTGGTTCGTCCTCTGCTGGTTCGTGCTGCCGGTCTGGGCCCGCATCACGCGACCGAGCGAGAAGTGA